Proteins found in one Acidobacteriota bacterium genomic segment:
- a CDS encoding Fic family protein, translated as MMTLRLFSRNFESVSASTSWYLADIGEARGKQEMFTRQAPQRLKALREHALIESAVSSNRIEGVEVDQSRIATIVFGKPLLKDRNEEEVRGYQQALKWIHEQGAAIPLTEETVLKLHRLTRGDIWDAGKYKEKDGNIIEKLPDGRTRVRFKMISSKDTPTCMKELVNLYDDALKERKVPPIILLAAFNLDFLCIHPFRDGNGRVSRLLMLLQCYHLGLEVGRYISLERLIEQNKERYYETLEQSSQDWHEGNHNPWPYINYLLSIIKTAYKEFEERLSKIQSPKGEKTDMVLHAIETAAESFSVAELQNRCPNVSVDMIRRVLKNLRAQGRVECLGRGQNAQWRKTEKWQLGNTQ; from the coding sequence ATGATGACACTGCGGTTATTTTCCCGGAACTTCGAATCGGTTTCCGCTTCTACCTCATGGTATCTTGCTGACATTGGAGAAGCACGAGGAAAGCAGGAAATGTTCACTCGCCAGGCGCCACAGCGACTCAAGGCGCTGCGGGAACACGCCCTCATTGAAAGCGCCGTTTCTTCAAACCGTATCGAGGGTGTGGAAGTCGATCAATCGCGAATCGCCACAATTGTCTTCGGCAAGCCGCTTCTGAAGGATAGGAATGAAGAGGAAGTCAGGGGATATCAGCAAGCCTTGAAATGGATTCACGAGCAAGGTGCGGCCATTCCACTGACAGAAGAAACAGTCCTGAAACTGCACCGGCTGACTCGTGGCGACATCTGGGATGCAGGAAAATATAAAGAGAAAGACGGCAACATTATCGAGAAGCTTCCCGATGGCAGAACACGGGTGCGCTTTAAAATGATTTCCTCGAAAGATACGCCGACCTGCATGAAAGAGTTAGTGAACCTGTATGACGATGCCCTCAAGGAGCGCAAAGTTCCACCCATTATCCTGTTGGCCGCCTTTAACCTTGATTTTCTCTGTATTCACCCATTTCGTGACGGCAATGGCCGTGTATCACGGCTTCTGATGCTCCTGCAGTGCTATCATCTGGGGCTCGAGGTCGGCAGGTATATCAGCCTGGAGCGTCTCATCGAACAGAACAAAGAACGTTACTACGAAACACTGGAGCAGAGCTCCCAGGATTGGCACGAGGGCAATCATAATCCCTGGCCTTACATTAATTACCTTCTCTCCATCATCAAGACGGCGTATAAAGAATTCGAAGAACGCCTCAGCAAGATTCAGAGCCCGAAAGGAGAGAAAACAGATATGGTACTCCATGCCATCGAAACAGCTGCAGAATCTTTCAGCGTAGCTGAACTTCAGAACAGATGTCCAAATGTCAGCGTTGATATGATTCGTCGTGTTTTAAAGAACCTGCGGGCGCAAGGTCGTGTCGAATGCCTTGGTCGCGGCCAAAACGCCCAATGGCGAAAGACAGAAAAATGGCAATTGGGTAATACCCAATGA